Proteins from one Dermacentor variabilis isolate Ectoservices chromosome 1, ASM5094787v1, whole genome shotgun sequence genomic window:
- the LOC142571487 gene encoding uncharacterized protein LOC142571487, translated as MKLLNIAVVSAVVCLAVAGPAPKKDAPAAAPAAGKEEKIEGRGGLFGGPVGYGGGYGGGYGGGPVALGGGAYGNAAGGHQGGFASGAQGFNQGSGGFAGGDSFRNVQGYNNQMGYSSNTGFSKTDSNRYGTGFGQHSGGFAGGAAGHQAGFGQAGFGQAGGIGHY; from the exons ATGAAG CTCCTGAACATCGCCGTTGTGTCCGCCGTGGTCTGCCTGGCTGTCGCTGGGCCTGCGCCCAAGAAGGACGCcccagcagcagcaccagctgcAGGCAAGGAAGAGAAGATTGAAGGACGAGGTGGTTTGTTCGGCGGCCCTGTTGGATACGGTGGTGGCTACGGAGGTGGCTACGGAGGAGGTCCCGTGGCACTTGGAGGCGGCGCCTACGGCAACGCCGCGGGCGGCCACCAAGGTGGCTTCGCCAGCGGCGCCCAGGGCTTCAACCAGGGATCCGGTGGCTTTGCAGGTGGCGACTCATTCAGGAACGTGCAAGGCTACAACAACCAAATGGGTTACAGCTCCAACACTGGCTTCTCGAAGACCGACTCAAACCGCTACGGAACCGGTTTCGGCCAGCACTCGGGAGGCTTCGCCGGCGGAGCCGCTGGTCACCAGGCTGGTTTTGGCCAGGCTGGCTTCGGTCAAGCCGGCGGAATTGGCCACTACTAG